In Panthera tigris isolate Pti1 chromosome C1, P.tigris_Pti1_mat1.1, whole genome shotgun sequence, the following proteins share a genomic window:
- the KDM4A gene encoding lysine-specific demethylase 4A isoform X3, producing the protein MASESETLNPSARIMTFYPTMEEFRNFSRYMAYIESQGAHRAGLAKVVPPKEWKPRASYDDIDDLVIPAPIQQLVTGQSGLFTQYNIQKKAMTVREFRKIANSDKYCTPRYSEFEELERKYWKNLTFNPPIYGADVNGTLYEKHVDEWNIGRLKTILDLVEKESGITIEGVNTPYLYFGMWKTSFAWHTEDMDLYSINYLHFGEPKSWPEAFLRGRLPRLESLLQMIESFLFLMEKIFGEQQCVLNPRGDAGLLHICFLLSRMFSV; encoded by the exons atggcTTCAGAATCTGAAACTCTGAATCCCAGTGCTCGGATAATGACTTTTTACCCGACCATGGAGGAGTTCCGGAACTTCAGTCGATACATGGCCTACATTGAATCCCAAGGAGCTCATCGGGCTGGGCTGGCCAAG GTTGTTCCTCCAAAGGAGTGGAAGCCCCGGGCGTCCTACGATGATATTGATGATCTGGTCATTCCTGCCCCCATCCAACAGTTGGTGACTGGGCAGTCTGGCCTCTTTACTCAGTACAACATACAGAAGAAAGCCATGACTGTTCGAGAGTTCCGCAAGATAGCCAATAGTGATAA gTACTGTACCCCACGCTACAGTGAGTTTGAAGAGCTTGAACGGAAGTACTGGAAAAATCTCACATTCAATCCTCCAATCTATGGTGCAGATGTGAATGGCACTCTCTATGAAAAG CATGTCGATGAGTGGAATATCGGGCGGCTGAAAACCATCCTGGACTTGGTGGAGAAGGAGAGCGGGATCACCATTGAGGGTGTGAACACCCCGTACCTGTACTTCGGCATGTGGAAGACCTCCTTTGCCTGGCACACTGAAGACATGGACCTGTACAGCATCAACTACCTGCACTTTGGAGAGCCAAAGTCCTG GCCTGAGGCATTTCTTAGAGGCAGACTTCCAAGACTGGAGTCACTCCTTCAGATGATAGaaagctttcttttcctcatggaaaaaatatttggtgaGCAGCAGTGTGTGCTTAACCCAAGAGGGGATGCAGGGCTACTCCATATATGCTTCCTGCTCTCCAGGATGTTCTCAGTCTAG